Proteins from a single region of Dyadobacter fanqingshengii:
- a CDS encoding PspC domain-containing protein, whose protein sequence is MNNNRLFRNTNSKVLGGVASGIADYLDIDVTIVRVLFVLGVFIPVTFPIILFYIVLWIVMPDGSKRPKPLEENRYSA, encoded by the coding sequence ATGAACAACAACAGATTATTTCGCAATACCAATAGTAAAGTTTTGGGTGGTGTAGCCTCCGGGATCGCCGATTATCTGGACATTGATGTAACGATTGTCCGGGTACTTTTCGTCCTTGGCGTTTTCATCCCGGTCACTTTCCCGATCATTCTGTTTTACATTGTCCTTTGGATTGTCATGCCTGACGGTTCAAAAAGACCCAAACCACTGGAAGAAAACAGATATTCTGCATAA
- a CDS encoding glycosyltransferase family 2 protein translates to MDVSIIIINYRTPQLIINCLDSIYRFTSGVSFEVVVVDNDPENGGGELVRKSYPEITWIDSPSNDGFGIANNRGMAVAKGKYFLLLNADTLITDNVIYRCFERLNVRTDIIACGALQYYADGTPMPFYQSFNEFRRTFFILPISNVVDKVVKKFYPEPQYADPDQHDWLVGAFIFLRREGFEKTGGFSDDFFMYGEDVEWSGRLGKLGKLCYFRDCMFIHLENNNPFRRTNISWINRFSTQMQISNFLWVRKQYGLFQYLLLIVHYITMIPVIYGWKMALNLKKHGNPFTELRTQHIYVRKTRVILKYFWKTLLLKKGLYKIKPEENIDLLTALDGQR, encoded by the coding sequence ATGGATGTATCCATTATCATCATCAATTACCGGACGCCTCAACTCATAATCAATTGCTTAGACTCTATTTACAGGTTTACTTCAGGCGTTTCTTTTGAGGTTGTCGTTGTTGATAATGATCCGGAAAATGGTGGCGGAGAACTAGTCAGAAAGTCCTATCCGGAAATTACATGGATCGATTCACCCTCAAACGACGGTTTTGGAATCGCCAATAACAGGGGAATGGCGGTGGCAAAAGGAAAATATTTCCTGCTACTCAATGCCGATACATTAATCACCGACAATGTCATTTACCGATGCTTCGAGCGCCTGAATGTACGGACGGACATTATTGCATGCGGTGCACTTCAATATTACGCTGACGGCACGCCCATGCCGTTTTACCAAAGTTTCAACGAATTCCGGAGAACGTTTTTCATCCTTCCGATCAGTAACGTCGTAGATAAGGTCGTAAAGAAATTTTATCCAGAGCCCCAATATGCCGATCCTGACCAGCATGACTGGCTTGTAGGCGCTTTTATTTTCCTGCGCAGGGAAGGATTTGAGAAAACAGGCGGTTTCAGTGACGATTTCTTTATGTATGGCGAAGATGTGGAATGGTCGGGACGGCTGGGAAAGCTGGGAAAGCTTTGTTATTTCAGGGACTGCATGTTCATTCACCTCGAAAACAATAATCCTTTTCGCCGCACGAATATTTCCTGGATCAACCGTTTTAGCACACAAATGCAGATTTCCAACTTCTTATGGGTGAGGAAACAATACGGATTATTTCAGTATTTGCTGCTCATTGTGCATTACATTACGATGATCCCGGTTATTTACGGCTGGAAAATGGCTTTAAACCTGAAAAAGCACGGTAACCCGTTTACAGAATTACGCACGCAACATATATATGTGCGTAAAACCAGGGTTATTTTAAAATACTTTTGGAAAACACTCCTCTTAAAAAAAGGGCTCTACAAAATAAAGCCTGAGGAAAATATTGATTTGCTAACCGCATTAGATGGACAACGTTAA
- a CDS encoding glycosyltransferase: protein MDNVKKKILFFTPYATRTGSEMMLLYIVKKIDRSRFDIGIVSFADGELLKEFPADIPVFIAPKTFNIVEKVSFHLGIHPTLRYLRKLAKNFKADFWYVNTTMMPETIVVAKEFSIPVITHFHEMPLTYTYLSSPDFKSIIDYSSLLIGCSQTTCEPIKDAGGKNVALLYSFIDHTLVKKDEKRTAELKRALGIPADDFVWILSGMTSERKGFDMLPDLAQELNDPRVHLIWVGASIDDGMVYYTEQRCKNSKSATKIHLVGKQKEDYYNYLNMGNGFLLTSRQDPFPLVMIEAALLGKPIVSFPSGGVSEFIKEGMGIVTQDISIKQMVTGIRSIMRGETVTSSEKSIEVASRFNVDNGYNDWIKLIDKNY from the coding sequence ATGGACAACGTTAAAAAAAAGATACTCTTCTTTACTCCTTACGCAACCAGGACAGGATCAGAAATGATGCTGCTGTATATTGTAAAAAAAATCGACAGAAGCCGGTTTGATATTGGCATTGTAAGTTTTGCAGATGGTGAATTATTAAAGGAATTTCCAGCAGACATTCCGGTATTCATTGCTCCTAAAACTTTTAATATTGTAGAAAAGGTCTCCTTCCATTTAGGAATTCATCCCACACTAAGATATCTCAGAAAGCTCGCGAAGAATTTCAAAGCCGATTTCTGGTATGTAAATACCACCATGATGCCTGAAACGATTGTCGTGGCCAAGGAATTTTCCATTCCCGTGATCACGCATTTTCACGAAATGCCATTGACTTACACTTATTTAAGTTCACCGGATTTTAAAAGCATTATCGATTATTCGAGCCTGCTCATCGGCTGCTCCCAAACGACCTGTGAGCCGATCAAAGATGCGGGTGGAAAGAATGTTGCGCTTCTTTATTCCTTCATTGATCATACGCTTGTAAAAAAAGACGAAAAGCGGACGGCCGAGTTGAAACGCGCGCTAGGCATTCCTGCGGATGATTTTGTGTGGATTTTATCAGGAATGACTTCCGAAAGAAAAGGTTTTGACATGTTACCCGATCTTGCACAAGAACTTAACGATCCGCGCGTTCATCTGATATGGGTTGGGGCGAGCATTGACGACGGCATGGTCTATTACACAGAACAGCGTTGCAAAAATTCCAAATCCGCAACCAAAATTCACCTGGTAGGGAAGCAAAAAGAAGATTATTATAATTACCTTAACATGGGAAACGGGTTTTTACTAACATCCCGCCAGGACCCATTTCCTTTGGTGATGATTGAAGCTGCGTTGCTTGGTAAGCCTATTGTTTCATTTCCTTCAGGCGGTGTTTCTGAGTTTATAAAAGAAGGAATGGGCATTGTAACCCAGGATATTAGTATAAAACAAATGGTAACAGGGATCCGCTCGATCATGCGTGGTGAAACGGTTACCAGCAGCGAGAAAAGCATTGAAGTGGCGAGCCGGTTCAATGTAGACAACGGATATAATGACTGGATCAAATTAATAGATAAAAATTATTAG
- a CDS encoding putative Ig domain-containing protein: protein MHNSTYGSKLLTKIFFVVLAWTISFQTLLAQTNPTPNEADNQRYLALMLLNVLDKDEQGPELDLIRSAHAYGMNAVYLTIPWDKIYYNSPTDKPLWDKFDQQVKTATDLGMKVALRIHLGRHSTRIKGFWEPSDSQMSSTGKPVLSGYQDTSFGFDNQPVVAKAQAFVKETVTRYKSLQTNKQLLFVSITTTGTQEGEYPAGLIENGKEGPAVYDYSRSMITGFREFLKTHYKKLQRLNYLWGVEHKTFEDVLPPATPWEPGETFRQRAGKDWYIYRHLVLKRFTEQMISTVKSVDPNVKFVSDYGSVFDKPSNVRGTLGFRSLNEKADGIKINDDLASHDHRWSVDIIKSAAPANFIAANELFINTAFDNNAHLKQINENFEHGANVVAVVASQQGTMNRAEPFLRQAAQTWVTQAMKPIVYRDSVSYRLSAAVEKGGPINVIFDEWKKRAYADPANPKPVYISMNEDILAPEYWNDASNYPPYVFRPVPMQIIAVNKDFTFKLPSDTFSDVDGTIVRMEVGALPGWLSYENGQLRGRPGTLGDYRIQVKGVDDEGGTTEAFLTIRVDTRENANKPPTVDANFSNQTIALNKPFSLPIADGAFEDADGEVTKIEATELPSWLKFTNGVLAGTPTKLGEYRISFKAYDDLNAFVETYFTIKVVEPQFLNAPPYASSSLPVKYAQLNMPFNYILPTEIFGDPDGYISSISLQNRPSWLNFQLNVFSGTPTEEGEYRLIIRAYDNAGAYVEVPFILKVEIPQVRFELVQGGNKVDQRVIRKLAGDDVIPHSELPQMLNIYAYGNFEYDKVDFDLTGPYNKKSQTKTFPFALYENASGFAPYIGRYTLTVTATKEDSVIVTNSIQFSISYGDSINITKDLEDWRFFPNPVESVFNVKLPADLTANDISYELITVSGKKIDFPKEFVTVSDDLANIDLSKLYISSGIYFVRLHSNGTLLKQFKIFKK from the coding sequence ATGCATAATTCTACGTACGGGTCTAAACTGCTCACGAAGATTTTCTTTGTGGTTTTGGCTTGGACTATCTCTTTTCAAACGCTTCTTGCTCAGACTAATCCGACTCCAAATGAAGCGGACAATCAGCGTTACCTTGCATTAATGTTGCTTAATGTTCTGGATAAGGATGAACAGGGGCCCGAGCTCGATCTGATCAGATCGGCACATGCATACGGAATGAATGCTGTTTACCTTACTATTCCCTGGGACAAAATTTATTACAACTCACCGACAGACAAACCGCTTTGGGACAAATTTGATCAGCAGGTCAAAACTGCCACAGACCTGGGCATGAAAGTGGCGCTGCGCATTCACCTGGGCAGGCATAGTACGAGAATTAAAGGCTTTTGGGAGCCGTCCGACAGCCAAATGAGCTCAACCGGCAAACCTGTTCTCAGCGGCTATCAGGATACATCATTTGGCTTTGATAATCAGCCTGTTGTAGCCAAGGCACAAGCATTTGTAAAGGAGACAGTTACCCGTTACAAAAGTCTTCAAACGAACAAGCAACTTCTTTTTGTCTCCATCACCACAACCGGCACGCAGGAAGGGGAATATCCGGCCGGACTGATCGAAAATGGCAAGGAAGGGCCTGCGGTGTACGATTATTCCAGATCCATGATTACTGGTTTTCGCGAATTTTTGAAAACACATTATAAAAAACTGCAACGCCTCAATTATCTCTGGGGCGTGGAGCATAAGACTTTTGAAGACGTGCTTCCACCCGCAACACCTTGGGAGCCAGGCGAAACGTTCCGTCAGCGCGCGGGTAAGGATTGGTACATTTATCGTCACCTTGTGCTGAAACGCTTTACGGAACAAATGATCTCGACGGTTAAATCTGTCGATCCGAATGTAAAGTTTGTGTCGGATTATGGTTCTGTCTTTGACAAACCTTCGAATGTGCGCGGAACATTGGGTTTCAGAAGTCTGAACGAAAAAGCGGACGGCATCAAAATCAATGATGACCTCGCAAGCCACGATCACAGATGGTCTGTTGACATTATTAAAAGTGCTGCTCCGGCCAATTTCATCGCTGCAAATGAACTGTTTATCAACACTGCATTTGATAACAATGCCCATTTAAAGCAGATCAACGAAAATTTCGAGCACGGCGCGAATGTCGTTGCGGTTGTTGCTTCGCAACAAGGCACGATGAACAGGGCCGAGCCATTTCTGCGGCAAGCAGCCCAAACCTGGGTTACCCAGGCTATGAAGCCAATAGTTTACAGGGATTCTGTGAGTTACAGGCTTTCGGCAGCGGTGGAAAAAGGTGGGCCGATCAATGTTATTTTTGATGAGTGGAAAAAACGGGCCTATGCCGATCCTGCCAATCCAAAACCGGTTTATATCAGCATGAATGAGGACATTCTTGCACCCGAGTATTGGAATGATGCCTCCAACTATCCACCTTATGTGTTCCGTCCGGTGCCGATGCAGATCATCGCGGTCAATAAAGATTTTACTTTTAAGCTCCCGAGCGATACCTTTTCTGATGTCGACGGGACTATTGTCAGAATGGAAGTCGGCGCTTTACCGGGCTGGCTGAGTTATGAAAACGGCCAGCTTAGGGGCAGGCCGGGAACATTAGGTGATTACAGGATCCAGGTGAAAGGGGTTGATGATGAAGGTGGCACAACAGAAGCTTTTCTGACAATTCGTGTGGATACGCGCGAGAATGCCAACAAACCGCCAACGGTCGATGCCAACTTCTCGAACCAGACCATTGCGCTCAACAAGCCATTTTCTTTGCCTATTGCCGACGGTGCTTTTGAGGATGCCGATGGCGAAGTCACTAAAATTGAAGCAACCGAGCTGCCGAGCTGGCTCAAATTCACAAATGGTGTCCTGGCCGGTACGCCCACGAAATTGGGAGAATACAGGATCAGCTTCAAGGCGTATGACGATCTGAATGCATTTGTAGAAACCTATTTCACGATCAAGGTCGTCGAGCCACAATTCCTGAATGCACCTCCGTATGCCAGCAGCTCATTACCAGTGAAATACGCGCAGCTGAACATGCCATTTAATTACATTTTACCAACTGAAATATTTGGTGATCCGGATGGTTATATTTCTTCGATTTCATTACAAAACCGGCCTTCCTGGTTAAACTTCCAGCTGAATGTATTTTCCGGCACGCCTACGGAAGAAGGTGAATACAGGCTCATTATCAGGGCTTATGATAATGCTGGAGCTTATGTTGAGGTGCCATTTATTTTGAAAGTAGAAATTCCCCAGGTGCGTTTCGAGCTTGTGCAAGGCGGTAACAAAGTGGATCAGCGCGTGATCAGGAAGCTCGCCGGCGACGACGTTATTCCTCACAGCGAACTGCCCCAAATGCTGAACATTTATGCCTACGGAAATTTTGAATATGACAAAGTTGACTTCGATCTGACCGGTCCTTACAACAAGAAATCCCAAACCAAAACTTTCCCATTCGCGCTTTACGAAAACGCCAGCGGATTCGCGCCTTACATTGGTCGTTATACATTGACAGTTACCGCCACAAAAGAGGATTCTGTAATCGTCACCAACTCGATCCAGTTCAGCATTTCGTATGGCGACTCCATTAACATTACCAAGGATCTGGAAGACTGGCGCTTTTTCCCGAATCCGGTGGAAAGTGTTTTCAATGTGAAGCTCCCGGCAGACCTCACCGCCAATGACATTTCCTATGAGCTGATTACGGTTTCGGGCAAGAAAATTGATTTTCCAAAAGAATTCGTCACCGTTTCCGACGATCTGGCCAACATTGATTTGTCCAAGTTATACATCTCTTCGGGCATATACTTCGTCCGGCTGCACAGCAACGGCACGCTTTTGAAACAATTTAAGATCTTCAAAAAATAA
- a CDS encoding acetyl-CoA C-acyltransferase has product MNAYIVAGYRSAVGKASRGGFRFTRPDDLGATVIKYLLEKIPALDPTRVDDVIVGNAVPEAEQGMQMGRYVALLALPKNVSGITINRYCGSGVEAIAMASAKIHAGMADCIIAGGTESMSLVPTMGWKTALNYDIAHTNPDYYLSMGLTAEQVAKDFNISREKQDEFAFSSHQKALRAQKEGWFKDGIVPVTVKETYFDAASGKKKTKETVVSQDEGPRADTTLEALNKLKPVFAAGGSVTAGNSSQTSDGAAFVMVMSEKMVEELNLKPIAKMLSYATAGVDPRIMGIGPVAAIPIALKQAGLKLNDIEQIELNEAFAAQSLAVMQELDINPEIVNPNGGAIALGHALGSTGARLSVQLFNEMERRNQKYGMVTACVGGGQGVAGIFERLN; this is encoded by the coding sequence ATGAATGCATACATAGTTGCCGGTTACCGCAGTGCAGTCGGAAAAGCTTCCCGGGGAGGTTTTCGTTTTACCCGCCCGGATGACCTTGGAGCAACTGTTATTAAATATCTGCTTGAAAAAATTCCTGCCCTGGATCCAACACGCGTTGACGACGTAATAGTGGGCAATGCGGTTCCGGAGGCGGAACAAGGCATGCAAATGGGCCGCTATGTAGCGTTGCTTGCTTTGCCAAAAAACGTTTCCGGCATCACGATCAACCGTTATTGCGGCAGCGGTGTGGAAGCGATCGCGATGGCTTCGGCGAAAATACATGCGGGAATGGCCGATTGCATCATTGCAGGCGGGACAGAATCCATGTCGCTCGTTCCGACAATGGGCTGGAAAACAGCATTGAATTACGACATTGCGCACACAAACCCGGACTATTATCTAAGCATGGGCCTTACAGCCGAACAGGTTGCCAAAGACTTCAATATCAGCCGTGAAAAGCAGGATGAATTTGCTTTCAGCTCACATCAGAAAGCATTAAGGGCACAAAAAGAGGGATGGTTTAAAGATGGAATCGTGCCCGTAACCGTGAAGGAAACTTATTTTGATGCCGCTTCCGGGAAAAAGAAAACGAAGGAAACAGTCGTTAGCCAGGACGAAGGTCCGCGGGCTGACACGACATTGGAGGCACTTAATAAATTAAAACCCGTTTTTGCGGCCGGAGGAAGCGTAACCGCAGGAAATTCGTCGCAAACTTCCGATGGAGCTGCATTTGTAATGGTCATGTCGGAAAAAATGGTGGAGGAACTGAATTTGAAACCCATCGCGAAAATGCTTTCCTATGCCACCGCAGGCGTTGATCCGCGCATTATGGGCATCGGGCCTGTGGCTGCTATCCCCATCGCATTGAAACAAGCGGGTTTGAAATTAAATGATATAGAACAAATAGAACTGAATGAAGCTTTCGCGGCGCAGTCGTTGGCGGTAATGCAGGAGCTGGACATTAACCCTGAAATTGTAAACCCAAATGGCGGCGCGATTGCTTTGGGACACGCATTAGGGTCCACAGGGGCGCGGCTTTCGGTTCAGTTATTTAATGAAATGGAGAGGAGAAATCAAAAATATGGCATGGTAACAGCGTGTGTTGGCGGCGGGCAGGGAGTTGCAGGGATTTTTGAAAGACTCAATTAA
- a CDS encoding acyl-CoA dehydrogenase family protein, with product MAVAEANKTSIKGGEFLIKETSSSQIFIPEEFTEEQRMIADTCREFLGKEIWPILDEIDHAKSPDLISGLMDKAGELGLLGTAVPEEYGGFGMNFNTSMLVAEATGAGNSFSVALSAHTGIGTLPILYYGNDEQKSKYLPKLATGEWKAAYCLTEPDSGSDANSGKTKAILTPDGQHYAITGQKMWITNGGFADVFIVFAKIEENGQGDKNLSAFIIEKSFGGITMNAPEHKMGIKGSDTRQIFFNDCLVPVENMLSERGNGFKIAVNILNIGRIKLAAAALGGAKKVTQQAIAYANERKQFGTSIAQFGAIKHKLAEMATQMFATESAAYRVGQNIDDLISTFQEKGMSDAESKLKALEELAIECAIMKVHGSEVLDYVVDEGVQIYGGMGFSADAPMDRAYRDSRINRIFEGTNEINRLLVVDMLLKRAMKGQIDLMGPAMAVGKEIMSIPDFSVSEDETLFAPEKKVIQNLKKAALMVAGAAVQKFMMKLSEEQEIIMNLADMVIEIYAAESILLRVEKRIDLLGAEANKLHEDMAIIYLHRAVEKVNNAGRAAITSFAESDELRVMLMGLKRFTKIEPVNLKDARRRLADELIAKNDYIF from the coding sequence ATGGCCGTTGCAGAAGCGAACAAGACGTCTATTAAGGGAGGAGAATTTTTGATTAAAGAAACCTCGTCTTCACAAATTTTTATTCCTGAGGAGTTTACAGAAGAACAGCGTATGATTGCAGACACTTGCCGGGAATTTCTCGGCAAGGAAATCTGGCCGATCCTGGATGAAATTGATCATGCCAAAAGCCCTGATCTGATTTCAGGGTTGATGGATAAGGCCGGTGAATTGGGTTTGCTGGGAACGGCAGTTCCAGAGGAATACGGCGGTTTTGGGATGAATTTTAACACGTCCATGCTGGTTGCAGAAGCCACCGGCGCAGGAAATTCCTTCTCCGTTGCACTTTCCGCTCACACGGGAATTGGCACCTTACCTATCCTTTATTACGGCAACGACGAACAGAAAAGCAAATATCTTCCAAAGCTTGCAACGGGCGAATGGAAAGCAGCATATTGTTTGACTGAGCCAGATTCCGGCTCGGATGCCAACTCTGGCAAAACCAAAGCGATCCTCACTCCCGACGGCCAACATTATGCCATTACGGGCCAGAAAATGTGGATTACAAACGGCGGTTTCGCTGATGTTTTTATTGTTTTTGCCAAAATCGAGGAAAACGGGCAGGGCGATAAAAACCTGAGCGCTTTCATCATTGAAAAATCGTTCGGCGGGATTACGATGAATGCGCCCGAGCATAAAATGGGCATTAAGGGCTCGGATACGCGGCAGATTTTCTTTAATGATTGCCTGGTTCCGGTTGAAAACATGCTTTCTGAACGCGGAAACGGATTCAAGATTGCGGTCAACATTCTGAACATTGGCCGGATCAAACTCGCTGCGGCGGCATTGGGCGGCGCTAAAAAAGTGACGCAACAAGCCATTGCGTATGCCAATGAAAGAAAACAGTTCGGAACATCAATAGCGCAATTTGGCGCGATCAAGCATAAGCTGGCCGAAATGGCCACGCAAATGTTCGCAACAGAATCGGCGGCTTACCGGGTTGGACAAAATATCGATGACCTGATTTCGACTTTCCAGGAAAAAGGGATGTCGGACGCCGAATCAAAATTAAAAGCGCTCGAAGAATTGGCCATTGAATGTGCCATTATGAAAGTGCACGGCTCGGAAGTGCTTGATTATGTAGTGGATGAAGGAGTACAAATTTATGGTGGAATGGGCTTTTCGGCCGATGCGCCCATGGACCGTGCTTACCGTGACAGCCGCATCAACCGGATCTTTGAAGGAACCAACGAGATCAACAGACTGCTTGTCGTGGATATGCTTTTAAAGCGCGCCATGAAAGGCCAGATCGATTTGATGGGACCAGCGATGGCGGTTGGAAAAGAAATCATGTCCATTCCGGATTTTAGTGTGAGTGAAGACGAAACGCTTTTTGCTCCTGAGAAAAAAGTCATTCAAAATCTAAAAAAGGCGGCATTAATGGTTGCGGGAGCGGCAGTTCAGAAGTTTATGATGAAGCTTTCCGAAGAACAGGAAATTATCATGAACCTGGCTGATATGGTTATCGAAATTTACGCAGCCGAATCCATTCTGCTGCGTGTTGAAAAACGGATTGACCTGTTGGGTGCTGAGGCAAACAAATTGCATGAGGATATGGCCATCATTTATCTGCATCGGGCGGTTGAGAAAGTGAATAATGCCGGGAGGGCCGCTATAACGAGTTTTGCTGAAAGTGACGAGTTGCGTGTAATGCTCATGGGATTGAAACGATTCACGAAAATTGAACCGGTTAACCTCAAAGATGCCCGCCGCAGGCTTGCTGACGAATTGATTGCCAAAAACGATTATATTTTTTAA